In the Corythoichthys intestinalis isolate RoL2023-P3 chromosome 12, ASM3026506v1, whole genome shotgun sequence genome, one interval contains:
- the LOC130927173 gene encoding myc box-dependent-interacting protein 1-like isoform X3, translating into MAELNLGKGLTAGKVASNVQKKLTRAQEKVLQKLGKADETKDVAFEEGVINFNKQYAEGSKLQRDLRAYLEAVKAMHESSKNVQACLADMYEPDWYGKNEVDSIVEDCDVLWTDYHQKLVDHALISMDTYLGQFPDIKARIAKRDRKLVDYDSARHNYATTHKTKKKDGGIKITKPSSLLERATPGWAQGILSAHNVAQSSLSRSQAEEELERAQKVFEEINIDLQEELPSLWNSRVGFYVSTFQSLAGFEEKFHKEISRLDQDLYDVLVKLEQTDTSRKTGNRSALSSGANRSGNDEPNHTLKPGGPPPIPKSPSKLKPAVPPPPKVTPSKEMKAENIISLFDSAATPDISVTSPTEPANWDSWGESETTPEAAPEAEGMEAAEETTTDNTPAENEEPTATKPESPDMPPGFLFKVQVMHDYAANDTDELEMKAGDVVLVITFENPDEQDDGWLMGINENDWKQKKENSTKGVFPENFTQRL; encoded by the exons GTTTTACAGAAACTTGGAAAAgcagatgaaaccaaagatgTTGCTTTTGAAGAGGGAGTCATAAACTTCAACAAGCAATAT GCTGAAGGGAGCAAACTCCAGCGGGACCTCAGAGCATACCTGGAGGCTGTGAAAG CCATGCATGAGTCCTCGAAGAACGTACAAGCATGCTTGGCTGACATGTATGAGCCCGACTGGTATGGCAAGAATGAAGTTGATTCCATCGTGGAG GATTGCGATGTGCTTTGGACTGACTACCATCAGAAGTTGGTTGATCATGCTCTCATTTCCATGGATACCTATTTGGGACAGTTTCCTGATATTAAA GCTCGTATTGCCAAGAGGGACAGAAAATTGGTTGATTATGACAGTGCCAGACACAACTACGCTACCACACATAAGACTAAGAAAAAAGATGGTGGCATTAAAATCACCAAG CCGTCATCTCTGTTGGAGAGGGCAACCCCTGGCTGGGCTCAAGGGATTCTGTCCGCACACAATGTTGCACAGAGTAGCTTGTCTAGAAGCCAG GCCGAGGAAGAGTTGGAGCGAGCCCAGAAGGTGTTTGAGGAGATCAATATCGACTTACAGGAGGAGTTACCTTCGCTCTGGAACAG TCGTGTTGGGTTTTACGTCAGCACCTTCCAGAGTTTGGCTGGTTTTGAGGAAAAGTTTCACAAGGAAATTAGTCGA TTGGATCAGGATTTATATGATGTCTTGGTGAAGCTCGAACAGACAGACACAAGCAG AAAGACAGGTAACCGCAGCGCCTTATCGTCAGGAGCAAACAGGAG TGGAAACGATGAGCCCAACCATACTCTCAAGCCAGGAGGACCGCCGCCAATTCCAAAATCCCCATCCAAG CTCAAACCAGCAGTGCCTCCCCCACCCAAGGTGACCCCATCCAAAGAGATGAAAGCAGAAAATATCATCAGCCTGTTTGATTCTGCAGCAACTCCTGATATTAGTGTCACCTCCCCTACAGAG CCAGCAAACTGGGACTCCTGG GGTGAGTCTGAAACAACTCCGGAAGCAGCTCCTGAAGCAGAAGGAATGGAAGCAGCAGAGGAAACAACAACAGATAAT ACACCTGCAGAAAATGAAGAACCCACAGCAACAAAGCCAGAGTCACCTGACATGCCCCCTGGCTTCCTGTTTAAA GTCCAGGTGATGCATGATTATGCTGCAAACGACACGGACGAACTTGAAATGAAAGCAGGGGACGTGGTGCTAGTAATAACCTTTGAAAACCCAGATGAGCAG GATGATGGCTGGCTGATGGGAATAAATGAAAACGACTGGAAGcagaaaaaagaaaacagcACCAAAGGAGTATTCCCTGAAAACTTCACCCAGAGGCTGTGA
- the LOC130927173 gene encoding myc box-dependent-interacting protein 1-like isoform X2 translates to MAELNLGKGLTAGKVASNVQKKLTRAQEKVLQKLGKADETKDVAFEEGVINFNKQYAEGSKLQRDLRAYLEAVKAMHESSKNVQACLADMYEPDWYGKNEVDSIVEDCDVLWTDYHQKLVDHALISMDTYLGQFPDIKARIAKRDRKLVDYDSARHNYATTHKTKKKDGGIKITKPSSLLERATPGWAQGILSAHNVAQSSLSRSQAEEELERAQKVFEEINIDLQEELPSLWNSRVGFYVSTFQSLAGFEEKFHKEISRLDQDLYDVLVKLEQTDTSSGNDEPNHTLKPGGPPPIPKSPSKLKPAVPPPPKVTPSKEMKAENIISLFDSAATPDISVTSPTEPANWDSWPEDGDAQEEPTKMPYDPVAAAAEAWGDDDTPPARYDPIAAATEGWGDDGTQAVHYNANESWGDDGTQPAYEEPEAEAQETPVENENQVDENAASPTEASVDACEEEAPPSATNEEDQGESETTPEAAPEAEGMEAAEETTTDNTPAENEEPTATKPESPDMPPGFLFKVQVMHDYAANDTDELEMKAGDVVLVITFENPDEQDDGWLMGINENDWKQKKENSTKGVFPENFTQRL, encoded by the exons GTTTTACAGAAACTTGGAAAAgcagatgaaaccaaagatgTTGCTTTTGAAGAGGGAGTCATAAACTTCAACAAGCAATAT GCTGAAGGGAGCAAACTCCAGCGGGACCTCAGAGCATACCTGGAGGCTGTGAAAG CCATGCATGAGTCCTCGAAGAACGTACAAGCATGCTTGGCTGACATGTATGAGCCCGACTGGTATGGCAAGAATGAAGTTGATTCCATCGTGGAG GATTGCGATGTGCTTTGGACTGACTACCATCAGAAGTTGGTTGATCATGCTCTCATTTCCATGGATACCTATTTGGGACAGTTTCCTGATATTAAA GCTCGTATTGCCAAGAGGGACAGAAAATTGGTTGATTATGACAGTGCCAGACACAACTACGCTACCACACATAAGACTAAGAAAAAAGATGGTGGCATTAAAATCACCAAG CCGTCATCTCTGTTGGAGAGGGCAACCCCTGGCTGGGCTCAAGGGATTCTGTCCGCACACAATGTTGCACAGAGTAGCTTGTCTAGAAGCCAG GCCGAGGAAGAGTTGGAGCGAGCCCAGAAGGTGTTTGAGGAGATCAATATCGACTTACAGGAGGAGTTACCTTCGCTCTGGAACAG TCGTGTTGGGTTTTACGTCAGCACCTTCCAGAGTTTGGCTGGTTTTGAGGAAAAGTTTCACAAGGAAATTAGTCGA TTGGATCAGGATTTATATGATGTCTTGGTGAAGCTCGAACAGACAGACACAAGCAG TGGAAACGATGAGCCCAACCATACTCTCAAGCCAGGAGGACCGCCGCCAATTCCAAAATCCCCATCCAAG CTCAAACCAGCAGTGCCTCCCCCACCCAAGGTGACCCCATCCAAAGAGATGAAAGCAGAAAATATCATCAGCCTGTTTGATTCTGCAGCAACTCCTGATATTAGTGTCACCTCCCCTACAGAG CCAGCAAACTGGGACTCCTGG CCAGAGGATGGTGATGCCCAAGAAGAGCCCACCAAGATGCCCTATGACCCTGTGGCGGCTGCTGCCGAAGCCTGGGGTGATGATGATACGCCGCCTGCCCGCTATGACCCAATAGCCGCAGCCACAGAGGGCTGGGGGGACGACGGCACCCAGGCGGTTCACTATAACGCCAACGAAAGCTGGGGTGATGATGGAACACAGCCTGCATACGAGGAACCCGAGGCTGAAGCCCAGGAGACTCCGGTCGAGAACGAGAACCAGGTGGACGAGAACGCCGCAAGTCCTACCGAGGCTTCGGTTGATGCATGTGAAGAAGAAGCTCCTCCTTCTGCAACTAATGAAGAGGATCAG GGTGAGTCTGAAACAACTCCGGAAGCAGCTCCTGAAGCAGAAGGAATGGAAGCAGCAGAGGAAACAACAACAGATAAT ACACCTGCAGAAAATGAAGAACCCACAGCAACAAAGCCAGAGTCACCTGACATGCCCCCTGGCTTCCTGTTTAAA GTCCAGGTGATGCATGATTATGCTGCAAACGACACGGACGAACTTGAAATGAAAGCAGGGGACGTGGTGCTAGTAATAACCTTTGAAAACCCAGATGAGCAG GATGATGGCTGGCTGATGGGAATAAATGAAAACGACTGGAAGcagaaaaaagaaaacagcACCAAAGGAGTATTCCCTGAAAACTTCACCCAGAGGCTGTGA
- the LOC130927173 gene encoding myc box-dependent-interacting protein 1-like isoform X1, whose protein sequence is MAELNLGKGLTAGKVASNVQKKLTRAQEKVLQKLGKADETKDVAFEEGVINFNKQYAEGSKLQRDLRAYLEAVKAMHESSKNVQACLADMYEPDWYGKNEVDSIVEDCDVLWTDYHQKLVDHALISMDTYLGQFPDIKARIAKRDRKLVDYDSARHNYATTHKTKKKDGGIKITKPSSLLERATPGWAQGILSAHNVAQSSLSRSQAEEELERAQKVFEEINIDLQEELPSLWNSRVGFYVSTFQSLAGFEEKFHKEISRLDQDLYDVLVKLEQTDTSRKTGNRSALSSGANRSGNDEPNHTLKPGGPPPIPKSPSKLKPAVPPPPKVTPSKEMKAENIISLFDSAATPDISVTSPTEPANWDSWPEDGDAQEEPTKMPYDPVAAAAEAWGDDDTPPARYDPIAAATEGWGDDGTQAVHYNANESWGDDGTQPAYEEPEAEAQETPVENENQVDENAASPTEASVDACEEEAPPSATNEEDQGESETTPEAAPEAEGMEAAEETTTDNTPAENEEPTATKPESPDMPPGFLFKVQVMHDYAANDTDELEMKAGDVVLVITFENPDEQDDGWLMGINENDWKQKKENSTKGVFPENFTQRL, encoded by the exons GTTTTACAGAAACTTGGAAAAgcagatgaaaccaaagatgTTGCTTTTGAAGAGGGAGTCATAAACTTCAACAAGCAATAT GCTGAAGGGAGCAAACTCCAGCGGGACCTCAGAGCATACCTGGAGGCTGTGAAAG CCATGCATGAGTCCTCGAAGAACGTACAAGCATGCTTGGCTGACATGTATGAGCCCGACTGGTATGGCAAGAATGAAGTTGATTCCATCGTGGAG GATTGCGATGTGCTTTGGACTGACTACCATCAGAAGTTGGTTGATCATGCTCTCATTTCCATGGATACCTATTTGGGACAGTTTCCTGATATTAAA GCTCGTATTGCCAAGAGGGACAGAAAATTGGTTGATTATGACAGTGCCAGACACAACTACGCTACCACACATAAGACTAAGAAAAAAGATGGTGGCATTAAAATCACCAAG CCGTCATCTCTGTTGGAGAGGGCAACCCCTGGCTGGGCTCAAGGGATTCTGTCCGCACACAATGTTGCACAGAGTAGCTTGTCTAGAAGCCAG GCCGAGGAAGAGTTGGAGCGAGCCCAGAAGGTGTTTGAGGAGATCAATATCGACTTACAGGAGGAGTTACCTTCGCTCTGGAACAG TCGTGTTGGGTTTTACGTCAGCACCTTCCAGAGTTTGGCTGGTTTTGAGGAAAAGTTTCACAAGGAAATTAGTCGA TTGGATCAGGATTTATATGATGTCTTGGTGAAGCTCGAACAGACAGACACAAGCAG AAAGACAGGTAACCGCAGCGCCTTATCGTCAGGAGCAAACAGGAG TGGAAACGATGAGCCCAACCATACTCTCAAGCCAGGAGGACCGCCGCCAATTCCAAAATCCCCATCCAAG CTCAAACCAGCAGTGCCTCCCCCACCCAAGGTGACCCCATCCAAAGAGATGAAAGCAGAAAATATCATCAGCCTGTTTGATTCTGCAGCAACTCCTGATATTAGTGTCACCTCCCCTACAGAG CCAGCAAACTGGGACTCCTGG CCAGAGGATGGTGATGCCCAAGAAGAGCCCACCAAGATGCCCTATGACCCTGTGGCGGCTGCTGCCGAAGCCTGGGGTGATGATGATACGCCGCCTGCCCGCTATGACCCAATAGCCGCAGCCACAGAGGGCTGGGGGGACGACGGCACCCAGGCGGTTCACTATAACGCCAACGAAAGCTGGGGTGATGATGGAACACAGCCTGCATACGAGGAACCCGAGGCTGAAGCCCAGGAGACTCCGGTCGAGAACGAGAACCAGGTGGACGAGAACGCCGCAAGTCCTACCGAGGCTTCGGTTGATGCATGTGAAGAAGAAGCTCCTCCTTCTGCAACTAATGAAGAGGATCAG GGTGAGTCTGAAACAACTCCGGAAGCAGCTCCTGAAGCAGAAGGAATGGAAGCAGCAGAGGAAACAACAACAGATAAT ACACCTGCAGAAAATGAAGAACCCACAGCAACAAAGCCAGAGTCACCTGACATGCCCCCTGGCTTCCTGTTTAAA GTCCAGGTGATGCATGATTATGCTGCAAACGACACGGACGAACTTGAAATGAAAGCAGGGGACGTGGTGCTAGTAATAACCTTTGAAAACCCAGATGAGCAG GATGATGGCTGGCTGATGGGAATAAATGAAAACGACTGGAAGcagaaaaaagaaaacagcACCAAAGGAGTATTCCCTGAAAACTTCACCCAGAGGCTGTGA